In the Populus trichocarpa isolate Nisqually-1 chromosome 8, P.trichocarpa_v4.1, whole genome shotgun sequence genome, CCACCACCAGGGGCTTCGTGGGAATCATCTTAATCATATCAGCATCACCGTTCTTCATATGAGTTAACCCaggtcaacaaaaaataaatcaaatatgcaaaatattttaatataaatactaaCATATAACAATATAATTTGTAGCTGAAGAAacttaagatataaaaatagatcACGCAACATAAAAAGAGAGATAGGTACCCTGAAGCATGCCCACAAATAGCAGTCGGTCTATATTATCAACACGTTTCTGTATTGATTTTAGAACAAAATTCAATGATGAAACTCTCTTTCGAACACCTGAAATCTTTGCTGCATGCTGCATGATAAACGGTAAGGGTGCATCTTCCAACAACTGATCAAGCTctgaaaacacaatttttttttatcgatgaTCCAGGCTCAAATGCTCAATAACATGGAATAATCAAACACCTTAAGGATCAAtgtagaaaaaagaataaagaccaattCAAATTGCATCCACTATGGGAAGCTTTGTCCGTCTTTATTTGAACTGCTTGATACTCCATTCtttcaatataattataaatgttGTAGttgtatatttgtttattaaatattacataCTCCAAAAGATAACTAGGTATGTGGGCATGAAAAAACTCATGTTAAATCCATcaaattatcattaataaagaaaatgagaaactcTAATAACTATCCCACTTGTTGCTAGCATCAAATCACAGTGGTGTattcagtagcataaaaaaacagCTGATGTATAGCAAAATCTTTGCTAATCACGTTACAGAGACAGATTAAACTGACCATTTATGATACTGGGTCAATTTCTAAATGATCAAAAGCATTtctccaaaagaaaagaaatctccAAAATGATCAAAAGGGTCTCATTTTAGCAACCTAAGAaggtctaaaaataaaaatttatagcaAAACCAGGTGACTTGCAAACATTACAAGTAGAAAAAAGCCAAGGTGAAGAAACTACTTATCTTATCTCAAGCACCTTTTCTAAAAGCATAGAATTACAAGACCATAATGAGattaaaaaggaagaagaatttACCTCTAGTAAGACGATCAATAGCAGAATTAAGTTTGTCTTGGCTATTGAGAGTGTCTTGAGCTTTAGAGTCGAGATCCTTAATAACAGTTGCCAGCATCGTTGATAAAGCCTTGCCTAATGCATCACTGCGGCTGTTAATGGATTCAGATTCAGATTCTTGAGGATTATTTTCGTTGGAATCCGGATTTTCACCCGTAGAAACTGATGGGTCCATTCAGATCAAAGCTTGATCAGTTGTTGAAAGATGCACCCTTGCCGTTTATCATGCAACATGCAACAAAGATTTCAGATGTTTGAAAAAAAGTTTCATCATTGAATTCTGTTCTAAAATCAATACAGAAGCGTGTTGACAATATAGACCGACTGCTATATGTGAGCATGCTTCAGGGTACCTATATCTCTTCTTATGTTGCATgatctatttttatatcatttcctTAAGTTTCTTCAGCtacaaattttattgttatatgttagtgtttatattaaaatactttgcatatttgatttttttttgggttgacccgggtcaacccatttGACCGGTGACCCGATCATTAGACTGGGTCGaccaccgggtcgggtttcaaaactatgggtCCATTTATGAAGCCAGTCAGCAAGAGAGCCCATTGACGGAGGGGACGCTGTGTTTGGGGTGGGGGCGTATTACGGGCACAAGAGCTATgcgattgaaattgttttttctttaattaggttCTCTCTTTGTTTGCAATTATGTATGTTCATCTTCatcgttttggccttttaaaaggcttaaacgacgtcgtttcacggctatgtatatatataaaaaaagacatcgGGTTTCAGCCGGGTTTGCCCATGtcacccgggttccgggtcgacTGGGTTTTACCGGGCCAACTCCCCGCGCGGGTTTTTACTTAGATCCGGACCGATCCCAGGCCCGGGTTGGCCAGGTCCCAGGTCGACCCACcaggccggtccgggtttcaaaattaaaacaatcaatatgaaaataaaaggtctAATCATCCAAGGGAAACAAAATCGACCTAAACTACCGAAAAcgtgattttttctaaaaaaaaattataaatacagcaatcattttttaaaaaaatcttatcatccAAGCAAGAACAAATCTTACAGAATCCAACACAAACGAAATCCTTTTAGATCTGTGTAAACAATTTCATACAAGATTAAAAAGGGCACTAACTATCAAATTTCAAGCAGAACAAAACTTAAAATTCTAGATTAAGACGGAAAAACCGATCACAAAACTTCGACAAATAAACCAAATTAGTAACATGAGACTTAATTAGACACTAATCAGCAATTAATATCGCAATCTTGATTAAAACACAATAGCAAACAGAGAGACTATAAGGATACACAATAATCTGACCTGAAGAAGTTTTGCTTAAACCTTAGCCGCGAGAGAGATGAGAAGCTGAGTAGCAATGGAGTTTGGAGCAGCTAAGAGAGAGTGTAGGGTTTGagatatttatgttaattaCCATATGATACCTTTTCGTTCCGAAATGTCCTCTATATAAATTTAGAATACCTGATATATCCTTCTATTACTTTTCTAAATGTCTCTCTATCTCACCGCAGAAACCCGCGTATAACTGATCGGGAACTAATCGTTACCTTGAGATTGCAATCACGCGCTTTGGGAAAGCGTATGAGTGCGTAGAAATGTTTGTGTCCACATTCCGGCGAGGATACGTCAGGTGCATAGAGAAGAGAATACCATGGGAAAATTTCAGAGAAACGAGAAAATGCGTGCTGCCAAAGGCAGGTCGACAACGACGTCGTGTTGTCGTGTAATTTCCATGTCGTTTTGGCACAAACggtcaagtaaaaaaaaagaaaaaatcccaAACGCGGAGCATCACGGTCCATTTTATGCGTCGCGAAGTGGAAAGCCAATCACACAGGTGAGTGCCTTGAAAAGGTGATACAAATCCCACCACCTGCTCTGTTTAATCCCATTTTACTTGGATATGTATGGATGTTATGAATCGGTGTAAcgataaaagttattttttatttaaaaatatattaaaataatatttttttaattttaaaattttatttttgatattaatatattaaaacaatgaatatataaaaaaatattaattgaaagttaaaaattaaaaaacaaaatttaaatatttttgaaatataaaaacaaacatgctataaaagttttttgaaatgtgatttcaaccatgttttttaaaaatttaatttttttgtttaaaattatatatatatatatatatttttttttttttgatgtgctatatactttttttaaattaaaaaaaatattattttaatatatttctaaataaaaaaaaattaaaaataattaccatcacattttcaattaaatataataatataaagcaAACATAAAATCCAACACAACACGCTGTTGTCAATAAATTAAggaaatctagaaaaaaatcaaacccaatAATGCATCTAGAAAACCCATTATCTCATGTACACCGCAATTAGCAAAGATAGAGAAGCGATATCAAGATGAGGCAAAGTAAGAGAAGTCCAACTCCAGCCAGGATGTTCCCATCTGTCGATGTGAGTGATCAAAcggtccatattttttttaactcatgtGCCCCTTGGGTAAAGGGATCATTCCACACCTTAGGTTAGGACGATATACCTCTGACTCTGacaccttttatatttttatttttatttatgtgttttaaaaatatttttaaaattttaattttttaatttttaattttaagttaatttattattattttaatgtattaatatcaaaaaaaatattttttaaaataatattattttaatatgtttctaaacaaaaaaaacatattaaaaaataactgttacttatttttagaataaaaaaccatgaaatataatgttttttcctttttattggtGTCCTAATTTGACTCCACTAAATGAAATTTGATGTGATATCGAAAAATCCTAAAGAATCACCAagagaatttattaaaagataatttcagtTCAAAACCATTTTTAGGACAGGTGAAGTTGCGTAGTTACTCTATAACCAGTTCACAAAAAGGTAAAAGTAAGGATAAAATGGGTCTTTCTACCTGAATTcatatgtgtttggtattgaggttattgttgtggttatggttttaaaaaagttgttttataaaaagtacttttagttgaggttggtttgaaaaaatatatatttggttaaaactgtggttgaaattgaggttgaacaaaaagtagtttaatgtgtttggttaaaaaaatgtttttcaaattgaggttataaaataattaaaaatatatatatatatatatatatatattaatattaatgatttttaatttaaatattgtagatttaactattgttattacatcatgaaataaataatattgatatcaaatattttttattattctattaaactatgtgcaatgtcatcacatacgaaatttaataacaaaaaatttagtttcgatatatatataaactggtttaaagttatttttcactattgttaatgaagaaaaatttgacaaaaaaaatgttttgtaacATTTATAAAAACTTGGTTGAACATAATAGGattgtggttaaaaaaaaaagataaaatgagtCTAATTTCAGGcattcttctttatatatattaatcacaaaattacaatttgcaatattatatttttttgacagtGGATGAGGCCGTTTGAATTGATTTGCTGGGAGAGGAGTAATTAATTATccaacaggttttttttttaggagtttaaaatttattgatagTGTTGATGGATGACAAAAGTTGAGGTTGCTGCAAGTTAGAAGCAGGTATTGCCAGCTTTTTGCTAACCACAGGTTCGGCCACTATAATGATGGGTCCCACCAATTTCAACCTATGTTTTAaacataaccaaacaaatatatattacgGTTTGACCGCATCTCAGTTCCTGCCGCATTACCAAACGGCCTCACAAACTTATAAGCCAAACCCTAAACGAGTCTCGTCGTTAAAATCTAACAAAGAATCCGACAAAACGCGGTAAGGAGTGGAAAATACTGATATGAACGTTAATAAAATAAGGAAATCTAGAAGGATTCAGGCCCATAATGCATACATTTCTTTCTGTATTCCCAGTCTTCCAGAAGTAGCCAACTGTATCAACATGAACCAAAATTCTTTCCTTTCTGTCTATCTTTTCCCTTCTGATATATAACTAATTAAAACTTGACATTTTCAATAAGCGCTCCATACAATACTGATTACTCACTTGATTCATATCTTTTCTCTTATCTATTAATTTTCTGATACAATGATTAGTACCAAGGAATTTAACCCTCGTCAAACAGTACACAAGAAAATACTGGCTTGCATGGTTTTGGAGATGTAAAATAAACTCTCATCTGCTAATCCTCCGTTAAGAAACTGCGACAGTACTTGCAGGGATAACTTCTCCAAACAAGATCGATGCTCCTCTTTTGATCATCAAGATTTCTTCGGGTTTTTTCTGTGAAGAATGGGCCAATGCTGCCTCCACAGCTCATTCCTTAGGCAGCAGCATCTTTTGTGGAATGGTCATAACTTGCAAAGGAGAAACAGTGGTAGCAGCTGAAACAGAACAGAATCTAGAGAATTTAGACAAACTAGAAATTAAGTACGAAGAAGAGTTCCATCTTCCCATCAAACGTATCATACTCTTCCAATAAATCAACAGAGAGAGCTTGTGTCACCAAAgataaagaagcaagaaaagagTGTGATCCTCTTGAGAGTACTAATTAAAAAAGGGCATGCAAGAAGGACAATAAGTGTTGATAGGTATGGTTCTTCAATGAGCAAGAAATCAAACTTGTCACCCCTTGTGAAGTCATGAGGACGTCATAAATCAACAGAGAGAGCTTGTGCAGGAAGCTTTTGTCCTGGAATATTTCTGGgtctttattagttttataatctttatatatactcttgattcttttctttttgcattACAAGGAAAAAGCATATGAAACCAACCAATATGCAACTAGCAGAAAGAACTTTGAAGCTCCTCATGACACAAACATCTTAATCTGTTCAACTTTAGTGTTGAATGAATCGTCCCACCGATCAATCGTTGTAGGGGTTGACTGAAttcaaaagtaattaaattagttaGCCAATTCATTGGATCtaaaggaatattttttaagaaaacaggATGCGACTAACTCTGTTCAACTTTACTAATTACTACTATAAAGTGGTATGCATCTTCTTTTCTCCCCTTTACGTACGAAGAGAAGTTATGCGCCGAGTCACAGGAAATATTCACAGTGTTTTTGGGTAAATTAGAGAAGATAGTGTTAGGGTTAGCATGATCTTatatcaatttttctcgtaTTTGGTCATGACATTATATACAAAGAGCCTCGCATAAGTTGCCTTTGACTTCACTTTTTATCTAAAGGTTACTGAATTAGTTTTTCTAAGTAGACTACCGAATGGAGTTTATGTAATAATTTcttggatattatttttttaaggaaaaaaatgataatttaaaatgaatgagaatattaatgaaaaatatatagcccTTGTGTCCCATGTTACGAAATTTCTTTTTGCTTAATTAGTTGATAATAGTTTTATTTCCTATAGTTCCattatttattccttttatttgttattgggTTAGGGTTAGAAGGAAAAGGTAAAGAAGATCAACaagttcttttccttttgttggcAGAGGGGAGCCATGGaaaaccaagattttttttttcacacagttttttttcctttttttttttgcatagaaatcaattattttgtGAGCATAAAGAGAAGAGATGTGACTTTATTTTAGAGGACATTTAAGTTCCTAGCTCGCCTTATGTGgtgtcagataaaaaaaaattgaatgtaaaaatatttagttcttaagaaactattttatattatattgttactaaattaaactttcttactttattttttatctagtcCGAGTTTAAATTAACTCATATGAGAGTTGTCTCAACTTGATCAAGTTGACTTGACGGgttcaaaaacaatttggatGACCGGTAAAAGAGAGGTTtatgacttaaaaaaatcaagataatgtttttttaatacagaAATAACGATATATTAGATCAACCTGAGGTTCACggtttaacctgtcaaatctccAACTTGATCATGAACTttactaaatttaaaaacttttctttttttaatgatatgataaaaaaaaataaacacctataaaattaaatactaacTAAATATCAGGATgtgttatttgaaattataataacctcgtaaaaaattaataaaaataaaccatatCAACCaattcaaaactaataaaatattaaatgatgaaatttaaaaaaaaatacccaaaacaaaatattaaacagtaaaaaaaaaaaaaagggaggtgGTACGTGTTCATATGAACCCCGGAGGGGGTGGAAAAAACCCAAACTTTTTTAAGTATAGTAGTTAATAGTAGGAAATCACctagataattaaattaacataatcaattatatttaaaacgttaatattgtcattaattttgttaaattctcCAGCAACGAAAACAAGTGACATaaaaccataatattttttgtcaatGTATATATCAGACAATTGGCACCgcataatttttttgtcatttaataATTCTCTAGAACTATTAATTGTTTAGTAAGATGTCCAAATGTCATCCCTTAAgagcacttttttttattattattattaatgtggttGTCTGGACCAGTTTGtgcatacctcgactaattttacgGATTTTTAAGTTatcgatcatgtaagtctcttagtggctatcatattagcaaccatagaGTTCGAACTTAAAAtcacagaaaaaacaaatcttttaatcTCAAGTTTTTACTATTAAATCATCTCCTAGAAGATTTTTTAGAAGCACTCTTAATTACTCCATGCATTCGTTGTGTTGATAATTGAATGGTAAAATCGACAACGATCGGCTCTTAAAATTAACAGTCTGCAACTTTCAttgtttaaaaatctttttttatttttatttatttttgtggtaaAATATCAACTAACAAAAAGGTTACCTCCGCATACTCATTTCTGAATTCCTTCATTTTCATGCACGAGTATCGTGCAACAATTTCTCAGATGATAACAGTGACAACATATTAACTTGATCTCAACACGTTCCACGTGGAAGACACAATAGCAATTAAGTGTATTTTGATGTGTCCATTGACTTTCTAGATCTCAACACGCTCCACGTGGAAGACAGAATAGCAATTAAGTGCTAAGGGCTAATTAAACAAGGCAGAGACCCACAAGTTTAATTCGGCAGAATTTGAAagtatggttttttaaaaaattattttttatttgaaaatatattaaaataatatttttttattttttaaaaattattttaatatcatacatcataataacataaaaataaaataaaaaaatttcaataagcCTTTTATCTCACCACAAACTACAAAGAGTGCCCGATCAGCGGTAGAGCtagggagagggagggagggagggagggaggttTAACGCAGAATTTATGGCCCCGTGTATGCTTACTAACCAGACTACAAATTGGGtccttgataataataataatggaacTATGCATATATCACTCTCACATCACACGAAAGCTCCATATATCctcctattttcttttctaaaaaacagACAGCTACGTAGAGACAAGCGTTGTGCCCTAACTAACCACTAAAAATATTCCAAGTTCCAACAAGCCGACCCTGAAGATACATGTTGCGAAATCTTTAATCGACCTCTAGAAAAACTTGAAGCTCGGGACAATTAAACCTGTTTTGTTCATCGATATTGACCGCCTGCTCTTCTAGAAGGAGTTTCTAAAATCAAGAATTGTATTAATATTCTGGATACTTGCTACTTTCTTTTACTTCATCTTCTTTGTTCTTTGCCCTCTAGAAGCCGCCCCCACTCCTTCTAAACAACCTATTTTTAAGCAAAATGTCAAAGCATCTTCCCTTCAAGCTCCTTGCTTATATATAGTCGTGACAACTTGGCCAGTTTTTTTCATCAATCTACAGCAAAGCCATTTGCAAACTTCCTTCAAGAATCTCTTCATAGTTCTCTGTGGAACCCTCAAGTTTTCTTGCCGTTGCTAATTGATATTCACAATGGTTGCAAAAGAAACGAGCCTTCATCAAGTACCGGTACATGACAACAGTGAGTTGCAAGATTTTGATGATGCAGCAGAAACACTATCTCTATGTGATCTTCCTTTAAATGGTTATGCTTCTAATTGGGATGGCTTCTCCAGAGAAGATCAAAGCTTGGGATCGTCTTTTGATCAAGATTTCTTCGAGTTCTTCAGCGAAGACTTCACCGCCTCTAATATTTATCCCAAAGATGAAATCATCTTCTGTGGAAAGCTCATTACTTGCAAAGGAGAAGCAGTAGCAGAGAAAACACAGAACCTGGAAAGCACAAAGAAAGCTAAAAATACCAAGAAGAGCTTCATTTTCCCATGGAAATCATCCTCTTTCAACAAGTCAAGGGCCACATCATCAAAACAGCTACAGGAAAAGAGTGACAAGACTTTGCAAGAGCCTTTATCAGAGAATCATGGGTTCGCAACAAGGAAATGCGATGATAGGTATGACTTTTCGATGAAGAAGGTATCAATACTAGCGACCCCAACGAAGCCAAGATGGTACTTTTTGGCATTTGGAGTTGGAAGACTTCCAATGGAGATGGAGCTAAGCGATATCAAGATGAGGCAGAGCAAGAAGAGCCCATCGAGGATGATTCAATCTGAAAAGGTGATTGAAACGAGTAGTGGGAATAAGAGAGGGAAAGGATCGTGGAGTTTGCTTCGGGTTTTGGGGTGCAACAGTCAACATTCCAGTGCTCGGGCTAAGGCATCACTTGGTGGTGCACCAATTGTGTGAGAGGTCAGCGGAGTCCTGGCAGCATGTATGGTTCAGCAGGCCAAAATTGACCGTGTAGTGAAACGCGACAGTAAACTAAGATGACCGTTTTTTGTAATCACAGACGGGTATAATTGCTTGGTGGCTAGCTCCCAAGCATTCAACAGGGACCTAGGGATGACGAAAAGGCTAAAAACTATTCAATCAGAGACGCCCATCGCCTTTAAAATTTTGTTCCCAGGGAACGCGTGAACATGGCTTagatcataattttttgagtgtgtgtgtgtgtattgtatACAATATACATGTATTCCCACTTGTTCCAATATTGATCATTAATTACAGGATGTCATAACACATTATAATGCCCCGGCCAGCATATCAGTTGCCCTTGCCCGTGGTCCAAGAACCCCAAAGGTGAGTCCtggttaaagaaaaactaaaacgaGCAAAATTGACTTCAATTGACAAAGTATAATTTATGAAGAAAGGGGCTAGCAAAGTAAACAGCTTGCAAGCATCTGTTTTCGTTTATTGCTGCTCCCAAAAGTGCCACCCACTAATGGAGCACAATAAGATCTAGAAATATTATTACACAAACGTGAAGctatttaaaagatatatatagtGCTTTCCATGTCATGGAAATAGAACAGCAGTTTCATGCACGACCATAGTTGTATGAGATGGCCGCTTCAATTATGTTTCaataatgtttaattaatatattagcCACAAGCAAAATAATATGATACTGACCAAATATTAGCCATCATTGATCACGTAATGCAAGAAATGACATGAACCTTTGATGGGCTTCATATCTTTATCGCTTAGTTCGAACTTCACTAGCTTGGACAATCAAACTCTCTTTAGACAGCAAATATTAACCCAAAACTTTATTTAGTTTTCTTCTCGTAAATATGATGAACAAGATTCACCGAGGATTCGTCAGACCTAACATCTTACAATCTAAACAAAAATGAACTTGAACCCTGTTTGAAGATCAGAAGGTCTTTTAAGGCTAAATAAGACGCGGTTCAAATTTGCTGTAAGATActgtaatttaagtttttatgatCTTACAAACATCAAACATGGTGGTAGGAAAGCTGAAGTTCTTCCATTTCTCTCCACTGTTTACATCGCATCGAATCGCATCGAAATAGTTCTAATTTAATGTGAATTTCCTTCAGCATTAACAGCCAAATCCACCTTAATTGCGTTCTTTGGAGTTTGTTGCCTCTTTCCTTTCGATTTCTTCTGCTCCAGGGAGCTACAGAAAACATCAGTTTTAGTTACCATAAACCAAAGCCCTTCTcaagtttgttattatatatcatAGTCAAATACAGATTTATTAGAGATTGCACAGAGATTTACAATGTTGCAGCTACAAGGGGGCATGCTCGCAATGGTGAGCCAATGCAGTGACTATATTGCGTGGCAATCCTAGTAGAAACAACTACACTGGGCCTGACCCAGCATTACCTTATTTCTTCTGGTCTTGGCCTAACACGACTGCTATATTGGAATCTCAATTAAATAAACCAAatccaatttgaaaaaaaattggcatCTCCTTTTCCAGATGTCATTGAATATCAACATCAAAAATCTGGCA is a window encoding:
- the LOC7469758 gene encoding uncharacterized protein LOC7469758 → MDPSVSTGENPDSNENNPQESESESINSRSDALGKALSTMLATVIKDLDSKAQDTLNSQDKLNSAIDRLTRELDQLLEDAPLPFIMQHAAKISGVRKRVSSLNFVLKSIQKRVDNIDRLLFVGMLQER
- the LOC7469759 gene encoding uncharacterized protein LOC7469759; the encoded protein is MVAKETSLHQVPVHDNSELQDFDDAAETLSLCDLPLNGYASNWDGFSREDQSLGSSFDQDFFEFFSEDFTASNIYPKDEIIFCGKLITCKGEAVAEKTQNLESTKKAKNTKKSFIFPWKSSSFNKSRATSSKQLQEKSDKTLQEPLSENHGFATRKCDDRYDFSMKKVSILATPTKPRWYFLAFGVGRLPMEMELSDIKMRQSKKSPSRMIQSEKVIETSSGNKRGKGSWSLLRVLGCNSQHSSARAKASLGGAPIV